One window from the genome of Chrysemys picta bellii isolate R12L10 chromosome 15, ASM1138683v2, whole genome shotgun sequence encodes:
- the UBE2L3 gene encoding ubiquitin-conjugating enzyme E2 L3 isoform X1, which translates to MAASRRLMKELEEIRKCGMKNFRNIQVDEANLLTWQGLIVPDNPPYDKGAFRIEINFPAEYPFKPPKITFKTKIYHPNIDEKGQVCLPVISAENWKPATKTDQVIQSLIALVNDPQPEHPLRADLAEEYSKDRKKFCKNAEEFTKKYGEKRPVD; encoded by the exons GAGCTTGAAGAAATCCGCAAATGTGGAATGAAAAACTTCCGTAATATCCAGGTTGATGAAGCTAATTTATTGACTTGGCAAGGGCTTATTGTTCCT GACAATCCTCCATATGATAAGGGAGCCTTCAGAATCGAAATCAACTTTCCAGCAGAGTATCCATTCAAACCTCCTaagattacatttaaaacaaagatCTATCACCCTAACATCGATGAAAAGGGGCAGGTTTGTCTGCCAGTAATTAGTGCTGAAAACTGGAAGCCAGCAACCAAAACTGACCAAG TAATCCAGTCCCTCATAGCACTGGTGAATGACCCACAGCCCGAGCACCCCCTTCGGGCTGACCTAGCTGAAGAATACTCTAAGGACCGTAAAAAATTCTGTAAGAACGCTGAAGAGTTTACAAAGAAATATGGTGAAAAGCGACCAGTGGACTAA
- the UBE2L3 gene encoding ubiquitin-conjugating enzyme E2 L3 isoform X2, translating into MKNFRNIQVDEANLLTWQGLIVPDNPPYDKGAFRIEINFPAEYPFKPPKITFKTKIYHPNIDEKGQVCLPVISAENWKPATKTDQVIQSLIALVNDPQPEHPLRADLAEEYSKDRKKFCKNAEEFTKKYGEKRPVD; encoded by the exons ATGAAAAACTTCCGTAATATCCAGGTTGATGAAGCTAATTTATTGACTTGGCAAGGGCTTATTGTTCCT GACAATCCTCCATATGATAAGGGAGCCTTCAGAATCGAAATCAACTTTCCAGCAGAGTATCCATTCAAACCTCCTaagattacatttaaaacaaagatCTATCACCCTAACATCGATGAAAAGGGGCAGGTTTGTCTGCCAGTAATTAGTGCTGAAAACTGGAAGCCAGCAACCAAAACTGACCAAG TAATCCAGTCCCTCATAGCACTGGTGAATGACCCACAGCCCGAGCACCCCCTTCGGGCTGACCTAGCTGAAGAATACTCTAAGGACCGTAAAAAATTCTGTAAGAACGCTGAAGAGTTTACAAAGAAATATGGTGAAAAGCGACCAGTGGACTAA